In the Kitasatospora terrestris genome, one interval contains:
- a CDS encoding NADH-quinone oxidoreductase subunit L — protein MNLALPILVPVLPALGAAATLATGRKVPGLARPLAILPVAVSAVLALLVALQLGTGTLDAATRLTPTGGPDITLALHLDGFTSVISVLVGLVATCVQVYSTAYLKDDPRYPSYAALVSLFTAAMFVVVYSGDLIVLLVGWEVMGICSYFLIGHHWETADARSASLKAFLVTKLGDVPFLFGLFLLGADAGTFRIDGVLTAAADGRLGHPTLIALLLLAGVAGKSAQFPLHTWLPDAMAGPTPVSALIHAATMVAAGIYLVARLLPVFLLSAAALVVLSVMAAVTMIGSALCALAQDDLKRVLAYSTVGQLGYMAGALASGDRDAAVFHLLTHGAFKALLFLAAGVVIHAAHTNSISAMSRMPGLRRRVPDAYWTMGIGLVALVGLPPFSGFFSKEAVLTAAEHAATGEAITGGLAPASAVPSAAGWIVLVSGSLTALLTAAYATRLWLVAFHGRALTGLPAEPQAGAPYSPEIDEADPAKAEPAAMRWPLWVLAVPTMGLGILGLRTDWLPALLGGSSLRPSVDTAVIGTGLAVAGLLIAYAAWRSAGARQAARAPQVEGRVPEQAGPPAVEQLPADPGRSLLGPLFGPAQHGFGVDRLYSALFVRPTGALARLVQFLDREVVETYVRGAGNGATALGWLVRRAQSGNAQAYLSALLAGAVVLAVLVAVGS, from the coding sequence ATGAACCTCGCCCTGCCGATCCTGGTCCCCGTGCTGCCCGCGCTCGGCGCGGCGGCCACCCTGGCCACCGGCCGCAAGGTGCCGGGCCTGGCCCGCCCGCTGGCGATCCTGCCGGTCGCGGTCTCGGCCGTGCTGGCCCTCCTGGTCGCCCTGCAGCTGGGCACCGGCACGCTGGACGCCGCCACCCGGCTGACCCCGACCGGCGGCCCGGACATCACCCTGGCCCTGCACCTGGACGGCTTCACCTCGGTGATCTCCGTCCTGGTCGGCCTGGTCGCCACCTGCGTGCAGGTGTACTCCACGGCCTACCTGAAGGACGACCCGCGCTACCCCTCGTACGCGGCCCTGGTCTCGCTCTTCACCGCGGCGATGTTCGTGGTCGTCTACTCCGGCGACCTGATCGTCCTGCTGGTCGGCTGGGAGGTCATGGGCATCTGCTCGTACTTCCTGATCGGCCACCACTGGGAGACCGCGGACGCCCGCTCGGCGTCGCTGAAGGCGTTCCTGGTCACCAAGCTCGGTGACGTGCCGTTCCTGTTCGGCCTCTTCCTGCTCGGCGCGGACGCCGGCACCTTCCGGATCGACGGGGTGCTGACCGCCGCCGCGGACGGGCGCCTCGGCCACCCGACGCTGATCGCGCTGCTGCTGCTCGCCGGCGTGGCCGGCAAGAGCGCGCAGTTCCCGCTGCACACCTGGCTCCCGGACGCGATGGCCGGTCCGACGCCGGTCTCCGCGCTGATCCACGCCGCCACCATGGTCGCGGCCGGCATCTACCTGGTCGCCCGGCTGCTGCCGGTCTTCCTGCTCTCCGCCGCCGCGCTGGTCGTCCTCTCCGTGATGGCGGCCGTCACCATGATCGGCTCGGCGCTGTGCGCGCTCGCCCAGGACGACCTGAAGCGGGTGCTCGCCTACTCGACGGTCGGCCAGCTCGGCTACATGGCCGGCGCCCTCGCCTCCGGCGACCGCGACGCTGCCGTGTTCCACCTGCTCACCCACGGCGCGTTCAAGGCGCTGCTGTTCCTGGCGGCCGGCGTGGTGATCCACGCCGCGCACACCAACTCCATCTCGGCGATGTCCCGGATGCCCGGCCTGCGCCGCCGCGTCCCGGACGCCTACTGGACGATGGGGATCGGCCTGGTCGCCCTGGTCGGCCTGCCGCCGTTCTCCGGGTTCTTCTCCAAGGAGGCGGTGCTGACCGCCGCCGAGCACGCCGCGACCGGCGAGGCGATCACCGGCGGCCTGGCCCCGGCCTCCGCGGTGCCGTCCGCCGCGGGCTGGATCGTGCTGGTGTCCGGCTCGCTGACCGCGCTGCTCACCGCCGCGTACGCGACCCGGCTGTGGCTGGTCGCCTTCCACGGCCGCGCGCTGACCGGCCTCCCGGCCGAGCCGCAGGCCGGCGCCCCCTACTCGCCGGAGATCGACGAGGCCGACCCGGCGAAGGCCGAGCCGGCCGCGATGCGCTGGCCGCTGTGGGTGCTGGCGGTCCCGACCATGGGCCTCGGCATCCTCGGGCTGCGCACCGACTGGCTGCCTGCCCTGCTCGGCGGCAGCTCGCTGCGCCCCTCGGTGGACACCGCCGTGATCGGCACCGGCCTCGCGGTGGCCGGCTTGCTGATCGCGTACGCCGCCTGGCGCTCCGCCGGCGCCCGGCAGGCCGCCCGCGCCCCGCAGGTCGAGGGCCGGGTGCCCGAGCAGGCCGGACCGCCGGCCGTCGAGCAGCTGCCCGCCGACCCCGGACGCAGCCTGCTCGGCCCGCTCTTCGGCCCCGCCCAGCACGGCTTCGGCGTGGACCGGCTGTACAGCGCGCTGTTCGTCCGCCCGACCGGGGCACTGGCCCGACTGGTGCAGTTCCTCGACCGCGAGGTGGTCGAGACGTACGTGCGCGGCGCCGGCAACGGGGCCACCGCGCTCGGCTGGCTGGTCCGCCGGGCACAGAGCGGCAACGCCCAGGCCTACCTGAGCGCGCTGCTCGCCGGAGCCGTCGTGCTCGCCGTCCTGGTGGCGGTCGGCTCATGA
- a CDS encoding complex I subunit 4 family protein produces MNAVLIALLVLPLLGAALTLAPIADRLALRLGVAVTGAALALSVVLAAGFDHDRPSRMQAVTDVAWIPALNVRLHLGVDGISLPLLVLTALLSLLCAVYSTKRLPSGEGVPGARAFTGLLLLLEVGMLATFAVLDLVLFFVAFEIVLIPMYFLIARWGSGAKVFAANRFILYTLLGSAVMLLGFLLIGLNAGTFDMTRLAEAHGSGLSHTTQVVAALAILVGLAVKAPAWPLHSWLPDAHTAAPTVGSVLLAGVLLKMGTYGLVRVLLPIVPDGTATFAPYLGALAAVGILYGSLACLALARPGAEGDLKRLIAYSSVGHMGFVLLGIASLTPTGVNGALFANIAHGLITGLLFFLVGAVKDRYGTADLDTLAGTTGAALYGRAPRIGALLAFAAVASLGLPGLAGFWGELLAMYGAFDPAAGLSRPAFVTYMVMAGLGTLLTAGYLLLVVKRVCMGDPKQPAPVAGLSDLKAYEAVSWTPLVALTVVAGLWPALLLSLSDPAVKHLLGGG; encoded by the coding sequence GTGAACGCAGTCCTCATCGCCCTCCTGGTGCTGCCGCTGCTCGGCGCCGCCCTCACCCTGGCGCCGATCGCCGACCGGCTCGCGCTGCGGCTCGGCGTCGCGGTCACCGGCGCGGCGCTGGCCCTGTCCGTTGTGCTCGCCGCGGGCTTCGACCACGACCGCCCGAGCCGGATGCAGGCGGTCACCGACGTCGCCTGGATCCCCGCCCTGAACGTCCGCCTCCACCTCGGGGTGGACGGCATCTCGCTGCCGCTGCTGGTGCTCACCGCCCTGCTCAGCCTGCTCTGCGCGGTGTACTCCACCAAGCGCCTGCCGAGCGGCGAGGGCGTCCCGGGCGCGCGGGCCTTCACCGGGCTGCTGCTCCTGCTGGAGGTCGGCATGCTCGCCACCTTCGCGGTGCTCGACCTGGTGCTGTTCTTCGTGGCGTTCGAGATCGTGCTGATCCCGATGTACTTCCTGATCGCCCGCTGGGGCAGCGGCGCGAAGGTGTTCGCCGCCAACCGCTTCATCCTCTACACGCTGCTCGGCTCCGCCGTGATGCTGCTCGGCTTCCTGCTGATCGGCCTGAACGCCGGCACCTTCGACATGACCCGGCTCGCCGAGGCGCACGGCAGCGGCCTGAGCCACACCACCCAGGTGGTCGCCGCGCTGGCCATCCTGGTCGGCCTGGCGGTCAAGGCCCCGGCCTGGCCGCTGCACAGCTGGCTGCCGGACGCGCACACCGCCGCCCCGACCGTCGGCTCGGTGCTGCTGGCCGGCGTGCTGCTGAAGATGGGCACCTACGGCCTGGTCCGGGTGCTGCTGCCGATCGTCCCGGACGGCACCGCCACCTTCGCCCCGTACCTGGGCGCGCTGGCCGCCGTCGGCATCCTCTACGGCTCGCTGGCCTGCCTGGCGCTGGCCAGGCCCGGCGCCGAGGGCGACCTCAAGCGGCTGATCGCGTACTCCTCGGTCGGCCACATGGGCTTCGTGCTGCTGGGCATCGCCTCGCTCACCCCGACCGGCGTCAACGGCGCGCTGTTCGCCAACATCGCCCACGGCCTGATCACCGGCCTGCTGTTCTTCCTGGTCGGCGCCGTCAAGGACCGCTACGGCACGGCCGACCTGGACACCCTGGCCGGCACCACCGGCGCCGCCCTCTACGGCCGCGCCCCGCGGATCGGCGCCCTGCTCGCCTTCGCCGCCGTCGCCAGCCTCGGCCTGCCCGGCCTGGCCGGCTTCTGGGGCGAGCTGCTCGCCATGTACGGCGCCTTCGACCCGGCCGCCGGCCTCTCCCGCCCGGCCTTCGTCACCTACATGGTGATGGCCGGCCTCGGCACCCTGCTCACCGCCGGCTACCTGCTGCTGGTCGTCAAGCGGGTCTGCATGGGCGACCCGAAGCAGCCCGCCCCGGTCGCCGGCCTGTCCGACCTGAAAGCGTACGAGGCGGTCAGCTGGACCCCGCTGGTCGCGCTCACCGTGGTCGCGGGCTTGTGGCCGGCCCTGCTGCTGAGCCTCTCCGACCCGGCCGTGAAGCACCTCCTCGGAGGTGGCTGA